The Myxococcales bacterium genome includes a window with the following:
- a CDS encoding transpeptidase family protein, translating to MRPVSLDIRNRYRQRHPAFVRSWQARPVVASASADFEEMRRLRVSLVFLIFVIGFLALTTRAVYLTVFCHDDLTKEAEIRHNTAIELAKPRGEIIDRNGERLAITIDTDSIFVDPKFVKTPPETAHLLATILKLDEATVLQKLQSSRRYEWIKRKVPPEQIAVLDKTDPKLLLGVGRIKESERRYPFAGMAAAVLGFTNIDLLGLEGLEQKFDKTLAGEPGHIAAMKDAKGQTFYTEGVRTVGRQDGRTLRLTLDSKIQWFAETALDGVVEKHHPAATWALVMDVRTGEILAMANRPSFLPEQAGRSQPFDRRNHPTLDMYEPGSTMKPITVAIALEDGKVRLDEKIDCQGGSWSFGGHIIHDTHAHGALTPAEIIRVSSNIGAAKLALRVGNKGMFQGFRNFGFGQRTGVDFSVETTGQMRNYETWYPIDLATQGYGQGISVTSIQLLNAMATLGNGGRLMKPYLVSEVIAADGTVIQRNNPQIVRRVLSEKVAREVVQMMTLVTQEGGTGTQAALKDFLVAGKTGTAYKVDPRTGKYHPTKRVGSFVGLVPGEDPRLGIIVVVDEPAGTGYGGIVAAPAFREIAVRSLDYLGVFAARQKEENKLAAVLESHATRRLDAEVDDDPVLVTTEEDVMPNFLGLSMRMARKLADQLKLNVSLQGSGVAVRQDPAPGARLTEPRQVTVEFSPQG from the coding sequence GTGAGACCCGTTAGCCTCGACATCCGCAACCGCTACCGGCAACGGCACCCGGCGTTTGTCCGTTCCTGGCAGGCCCGGCCGGTCGTCGCCAGCGCCTCGGCCGATTTCGAGGAAATGCGCCGCCTGCGGGTTTCCCTCGTTTTCCTGATTTTCGTGATCGGCTTTCTGGCGCTGACGACCCGGGCCGTCTATCTCACCGTCTTTTGCCACGACGATCTGACCAAGGAAGCGGAAATCCGCCACAACACCGCGATCGAGCTGGCCAAGCCGCGCGGCGAAATCATCGACCGCAACGGCGAACGCCTGGCCATCACCATCGATACCGACTCGATTTTCGTCGATCCGAAATTCGTCAAAACGCCGCCGGAAACCGCGCATCTCCTCGCCACGATCCTGAAACTGGACGAAGCCACCGTCCTGCAGAAATTGCAAAGCAGCCGCCGCTACGAATGGATCAAACGCAAGGTGCCGCCGGAACAGATCGCGGTGCTCGACAAGACCGATCCCAAACTGTTGCTCGGCGTCGGTCGGATCAAGGAATCCGAGCGCCGCTATCCGTTCGCCGGCATGGCGGCCGCCGTGCTCGGCTTCACCAACATCGACCTGCTGGGCCTGGAAGGGCTGGAACAAAAATTCGATAAGACCCTGGCCGGCGAGCCGGGCCACATCGCGGCCATGAAGGACGCCAAGGGGCAGACTTTTTATACCGAGGGCGTGCGCACCGTCGGCCGCCAGGACGGCCGTACCCTGCGCCTGACGCTGGATTCGAAAATCCAATGGTTCGCCGAGACGGCGCTGGACGGCGTGGTGGAAAAGCACCACCCGGCGGCGACCTGGGCGCTGGTCATGGACGTGCGCACCGGCGAAATCCTGGCCATGGCCAATCGCCCGTCGTTCCTACCCGAGCAGGCGGGCCGTTCCCAGCCCTTCGACCGGCGCAATCACCCGACGCTGGACATGTACGAGCCCGGTTCGACGATGAAACCGATCACCGTGGCGATCGCGTTGGAAGACGGCAAGGTCCGCCTCGACGAGAAAATCGACTGCCAGGGCGGGTCGTGGTCGTTCGGCGGCCACATCATTCACGATACGCATGCGCACGGCGCGCTGACCCCGGCGGAAATCATTCGCGTCAGCTCGAATATCGGCGCCGCCAAGCTCGCCCTGCGCGTCGGCAACAAAGGCATGTTTCAAGGGTTCCGGAATTTCGGTTTCGGCCAGCGGACCGGCGTCGACTTTTCGGTGGAAACCACGGGTCAGATGCGCAACTACGAAACCTGGTATCCGATCGACCTGGCCACCCAGGGTTACGGCCAGGGCATCAGCGTCACTTCCATTCAGTTGCTCAACGCCATGGCGACCCTCGGCAACGGCGGCCGCCTGATGAAGCCTTACCTGGTGTCGGAAGTGATCGCGGCGGACGGCACGGTGATCCAGCGCAACAATCCGCAGATTGTGCGGCGGGTGTTGAGCGAGAAAGTCGCCCGTGAAGTGGTGCAGATGATGACGCTGGTCACGCAGGAAGGCGGCACAGGTACGCAGGCGGCGCTGAAGGATTTTCTGGTGGCGGGCAAGACCGGCACCGCCTACAAGGTGGACCCGCGGACCGGTAAATATCACCCGACCAAGCGCGTCGGCAGTTTCGTCGGCCTGGTGCCCGGCGAGGACCCGCGGTTGGGGATCATCGTGGTGGTCGACGAGCCCGCGGGCACCGGCTACGGTGGCATCGTCGCGGCACCGGCCTTCCGCGAAATCGCGGTGCGCTCGCTCGATTACTTGGGCGTGTTCGCCGCGCGACAGAAGGAAGAGAACAAGCTGGCCGCCGTGCTCGAAAGCCACGCCACGCGCCGCCTCGACGCGGAAGTGGATGACGACCCGGTGCTGGTGACGACGGAAGAGGACGTGATGCCGAATTTTCTGGGCCTGTCGATGCGCATGGCCCGCAAATTGGCGGATCAGCTCAAATTGAACGTGTCGCTGCAAGGCTCGGGAGTCGCGGTGCGTCAGGATCCGGCGCCCGGCGCCCGGCTGACCGAACCGCGACAGGTCACGGTCGAATTTTCACCGCAGGGTTGA
- the rsmH gene encoding 16S rRNA (cytosine(1402)-N(4))-methyltransferase RsmH, which translates to MPAHLPVLLAEVLEGIGISAGSVVVDATCGAGGYTEAIAEAVGDSGTVIALDQDDAALQLTQTRLARFRHIRFVRANFRDLEEVLRSFAIESVDAICADLGLGSFQLDDPERGFSFRSEAEVDMRMDRRAPHTAAELLRRLPAAELGRILREYGEEPRWSAVVRAVLAHREAGLPFTGTVLRELVHRAVGGARRRDVDAATQVFQALRIAVNDELGALAAFLAAAERAVRSGGRLAVVTYHSLEDRLVKQEWRAAAKGCTCPPDLPRCVCGKEPRLRVLTRKPIVPTEAEIERNPRARSAKLRVAEKK; encoded by the coding sequence ATGCCGGCGCACCTGCCGGTGCTGCTGGCGGAGGTTCTCGAGGGCATTGGGATATCGGCGGGAAGCGTCGTGGTCGACGCGACCTGCGGGGCGGGCGGATACACCGAAGCCATCGCGGAAGCGGTGGGCGACAGCGGCACGGTGATCGCGCTCGATCAGGACGACGCGGCGCTTCAACTGACTCAAACACGCCTGGCGCGATTTCGGCACATTCGCTTTGTCCGGGCGAATTTTCGTGATCTCGAGGAAGTGCTTCGTTCTTTCGCAATCGAATCGGTCGATGCGATCTGCGCGGATTTGGGCCTCGGCAGCTTTCAGCTCGACGATCCGGAGCGCGGGTTCTCGTTTCGCAGCGAGGCGGAAGTGGACATGCGAATGGATCGGCGGGCGCCGCACACCGCGGCGGAACTGCTGCGGCGGCTGCCGGCGGCCGAATTGGGCCGCATCCTGCGCGAGTACGGCGAGGAGCCGCGCTGGTCGGCGGTGGTCCGGGCGGTGCTGGCCCATCGCGAGGCGGGATTGCCGTTCACGGGCACGGTGCTGCGCGAGCTGGTGCACCGGGCCGTGGGCGGCGCCCGGCGGCGGGACGTCGACGCGGCGACGCAGGTCTTTCAGGCGCTGCGCATCGCGGTGAACGACGAACTGGGCGCGCTGGCCGCGTTTCTCGCGGCGGCGGAACGGGCCGTCCGCTCCGGCGGCCGGTTGGCGGTGGTGACCTACCACAGCCTGGAAGACCGGCTGGTGAAGCAGGAATGGCGCGCGGCGGCCAAAGGTTGCACCTGTCCGCCCGACCTGCCGCGTTGCGTTTGCGGTAAAGAGCCGCGGTTGCGGGTGCTGACGCGCAAACCGATCGTGCCGACCGAGGCGGAAATCGAACGAAATCCGCGGGCTCGCAGCGCCAAGCTGCGGGTGGCGGAAAAGAAATAA
- the mraZ gene encoding division/cell wall cluster transcriptional repressor MraZ, whose translation MGTYPIKIDIKGRASVPKPYREILEKQAIDQLVVTNYQDQGFSCLEVVPLPVWDKFLRKFQERPQMDPRVEVFRNFYVTPAHAVALDTAGRLLIPQHLRDQAGLDHEIIVVGATDRFRIWDAESWAKVFAESAKQFAEAKAALAADLS comes from the coding sequence ATGGGCACCTACCCGATAAAGATCGATATCAAAGGTCGGGCCAGTGTACCCAAACCCTACCGGGAGATCCTCGAAAAGCAGGCGATCGACCAACTCGTGGTGACCAACTACCAGGATCAGGGTTTTTCCTGCCTGGAAGTCGTGCCGCTGCCGGTCTGGGATAAGTTTTTACGGAAATTCCAGGAACGGCCGCAGATGGACCCGCGGGTGGAAGTGTTTCGCAACTTCTACGTCACGCCGGCCCACGCGGTGGCGCTGGATACAGCGGGGCGGCTCTTGATCCCGCAGCACCTGCGCGATCAGGCCGGGCTGGACCACGAGATCATCGTCGTGGGCGCCACGGACCGCTTCCGGATCTGGGACGCGGAATCGTGGGCCAAGGTCTTCGCGGAATCGGCGAAACAGTTCGCGGAGGCGAAAGCCGCCCTGGCGGCGGACTTGAGCTGA